A stretch of DNA from Hydra vulgaris chromosome 03, alternate assembly HydraT2T_AEP:
TAAACAGTATATAATTTGCAGGCTCGGTGCTAAGCGCCCTTTAAAATTGGTTGGTAATAACGAGAAAATTAATTACACAGTCGGTAATTGTGTCAACGCTACCGGTACCATTTTGCCACCATTCGTAGTTTACAAATCAATATTACGTCTGCACAAAGACTGGTGTGTAGGAGGACCACCAAACACCGTATTTACAACATCCAAGTCGGATTGgatggaaaagaaaaaatttattcaattgcTCATTGAAGTATTCATACCGACATTCAAATTAATTCCAGGTAATTagtttggtttttatttaattgagtaGTTTAATCAGTTAACcaacaaatcaaatatttttttaaattacaggtATTCACATTTTAGTCTTGGACGGACACGTCACGCATGTTGCTAACGATATTGCACGTATTTGCATTGACAATAACATCAGGCTGATATATTTACCGGCTCATTCGTACCACATACTTCAACCGTTAGACGTAGGTGTGCATTGTCACGTTAAACGAGTTTGGCGTAAGTTACTTACAGAATTTTATGCAGCTAAAAATTTCCACAacttaacaaaagaaaattttattcaacTACAAGCAAAACTTTTTAGTTCCGGTGACGGATTTACACGAACACAGATAATCGCTGGATTTCAAAACATTGGTTTGTTCCCACTTGATATTAGCAAAATTGATCaatcaaaattacaaattgCTCAAACATTTCAAGTAACATCTCAGCCTGCTACATCATCTTCATCCGAGCCTGCTTCATCATCCTCAACTGAGCCTGTTCATCATCTTCATGCAAGTCTGCTTCATCATCCTCATCCCAGTTTATATAATCACCTAACATCAGCCAGCATTAAACTCCAACGATTCGCCAACTTCGAAACAAAGACTAAAGTAGAATATAAAAaccatatgttttttttttgagaaaactaaatGAATTGCAAaatcaaacttttataaaaaacaattagaaaagTGTCAGTTAAATTCTACTCGCAAAtactaaatgaaataattggcAAACCAAAAGTCAATTACTC
This window harbors:
- the LOC136078708 gene encoding uncharacterized protein LOC136078708, with the translated sequence MIYQDKNGIKVSRNDGAVNKKPNINSNTACNLWNFDKIGFSGDQGKQYIICRLGAKRPLKLVGNNEKINYTVGNCVNATGTILPPFVVYKSILRLHKDWCVGGPPNTVFTTSKSDWMEKKKFIQLLIEVFIPTFKLIPVLDGHVTHVANDIARICIDNNIRLIYLPAHSYHILQPLDVGVHCHVKRVWRKLLTEFYAAKNFHNLTKENFIQLQAKLFSSGDGFTRTQIIAGFQNIGLFPLDISKIDQSKLQIAQTFQVTSQPATSSSSEPASSSSTEPVHHLHASLLHHPHPRIIKR